In a genomic window of Macrobrachium nipponense isolate FS-2020 chromosome 10, ASM1510439v2, whole genome shotgun sequence:
- the LOC135223837 gene encoding uncharacterized protein LOC135223837 — MLRALRPNTYKAHMPRLSSEFYDFQGAEDELAAHLLATHITRLVHRARKKTLVKLICPTYEEEEEFQKNFGGGNRQWWSKLLSTRGDGVSVYLPHDFVPRVVRDVIRMSEGEAHGIRGCTLALEVRDGTNRVSLGKIVCDPKVPTTCTLHVRMARASPPPQAMSSNSFLNLATIEDIYISPGYTLEKTRRKPSKNPA; from the exons aattcTACGATTTCCAAGGCGCTGAAGACGAACTGGCCGCCCACCTACTGGCCACCCATATCACAAGGCTGGTGCACCGCGCCCGCAAGAAGACCTTGGTCAAACTGATCTGCCCCAcctacgaggaggaggaggagttccaG AAAAACTTCGGGGGAGGAAACCGCCAGTGGTGGAGTAAATTGCTCTCAACCCGGGGCGACGGCGTGTCCGTTTACCTGCCACACGACTTCGTCCCCAGGGTCGTGCGGGATGTTATACGCATGAGCGAAGGGGAGGCACACGGCATCAG GGGTTGCACGTTAGCACTAGAAGTACGAGACGGCACGAATCGTGTGAGTTTGGGGAAAATAGTCTGTGATCCAAAAGTACCAACCACGTGCACATTGCACGTTCGAATGGCCAGGGCTTCGCCCCCACCACAGGCAATGTCTTCCAACAG TTTCTTAAACCTGGCCACCATTGAAGACATCTACATCAGCCCAGGGTACACTTTGGAAAAGACGCGAAGGAAACCGTCGAAGAATCCTGCCTAG